The genomic region ctTTGAAAACCCCTTAAGATATGCAATGAATtgtgcatataaaaaaaaaaattaaattattttgaacaaGAAAAATGCCTTGAGGTATGCATGGAATTGTgtggaaaattacaaaaaaattcctTTCCTAAACGCTTTAAGATATGCAAAGAATTGTGAGAAACATTTTCGctttatttttaacaagaaaGGGTCAACCAGCAAGCAATTAAGCATAGAAAATTCGATGCTTAATTTCTAACGCAgtgttttttgcttaaaatttaccCTTTAGAATGCCTAAAACTATGCAATCAAGCCGCTGCTCACtaagattttaattttagacCAAGGCGCACTGCCAAATGGCATTTAAGGCACGAAACAGCCACTTGATTGCCGGGCATTTCTACGAAGTAAATTAATTAAGCGCCTAAAAGCACACTAAATACGTACTAGACTAACGGCAGCGACactagcacacacacataacgttGCAAACAGTAAAAAGTCGCGCGCTCTAAACTCACAaacttaaattgtttaattacaGCACAGAGAACTTCGGCAATTTACCcacactacaacaacagcaataacaacaaggcAAGGCAAAGTGAATTTGCGAATCAAATCTACGAACATAAGTATGCAGTGAAAAGCAAGCGCAGGCGAAGTAGAAAAGCGATTAAAAACAGTCTTTGAGAGTCAATTGTATCGGAAGTGGAACTATGGAAACGCGCAGCAAGGACGCTTGTCAAACGGCAGCTGCCGATTCCACAACAGCAATTAGTGTGAACAGTGAGAATTGTGTGGATTCGACCACATCACAGCGGCAACAGCCAAGCGGCGCCAACAGcgcgccacaacaacaacagcaggtgAGCAGCAGCACCAGCAACGCTCCGAAGACGCGCTCACCAACGCCGCCAAGTGgtggaaacaacaacaataatgccgCAAATAATAAGGCAAAACcagcacagcaacaacagcaatatcaTCAATTTCGCGCGCCACAACAGTTTGTGCGCCATCGACGCGCCACCGCGCCGGCCACGCTGCTCAACAAGAAGGGCAAAACATGGAACAAGCGGCAACAGCGTGGTGCcaaactacagcaacaacaactgcaacagcaTATGCTGCAAGGTGGTAATGTCGTCGGTGTTGTTGGTGGTGCTGGCGCTGGCGTTGATGCCGTTGTAACGGCCGCATCTGCGGCGGCAAGCGCGCAAAGTAAGGCTGACCTCGAGAATATACAGAATTTTAAGAATCAGCTTGGCGGTCATCACTACTATCCGCATGCTGGCGGCGGTGtcggcggcggcggtggtgggGGACATCGTGGCGTGGGTGGCGCGAATGCGGCAGGTGGCGGTGGCAGTGTTGGCGCCGCAACTGGTGGGCCTGGTGTATCGGGCAATGGCTTGCCACCGTCCGCCATCGCTAACCTAGAAAAACTGGGTTACGGCCATGGTCACatgaaaatgtacaaaaagCTGCTGGCACACAGGTGAGTCGAATGGGGTTGCCACTTGCATGGGTTGCGAGTGGTGGGGAAGGGGTTAGTAATTAAGTTGTAGgagtttattgttgttttttgatattttatggtTTCGTGTGTAAACAAGTTATGTAGAAagacagctacaacaacaatatgtggTGTTATTTTGGTTTACAGTTGGATTTTCCTACCTTTATGGCCACTTCTATTtcctttaaaacatatttttttttaattttcttcttcatttcatatattgttgttgtattttttaccTCGCATGCGTATAATACACGCTTTTTGTATAATTGTATTAGAAAATACTTAACCTAAAAACTATTGAACGCCTTTTTCCACTTGTATTAATCGCTTCTCTCTCTCTCCATCCACAGGGGCACCGGCAGCCATCATCATCACGTGCTTTGCGCTGGCGCGGCACACAACACCATCGGCGGCAATGCGAACACGAATTGTTGCCTCGTCAACGGCTGCAATGGCGGCCACCCAAACGGCAAGGACACTGCCAATGGCAGCACAAATAGCTCACAATCCGGCAGTGCTGCCAGCTCACTGCACTTCTGTTGCACACGATCGAAATTCTTCTTGCCGGACAAGCGTGTACGCAAAGAGACCATCATACCGCCTACCAAATTCTTACTCGGCGGCAATATTTCCGATCCGCTCAACTTGAATTCGCTGCAAAATGAAAATTCGAATGCTTCGTCGAACAATAATACGCCGGCGACCACGCCACGTCAGTCACCCATCACCACACCACCCAAAGTGGAGGTCATCATACCGCCGAATATACGTGATCCATTGCATTTGCTCGATCCCGTCGATTCCATGGAGTACGAGAAGCAACTAACATCACCGATGAAGCGCGGCGGCACACGTGGCGGACACGCACACCACCACAGCGCCAAGCATCGTCATCGCAAGAATCGTAAGAGCAAGCGCCGTCGTCACGACTCGTACCAATCGTCCGTGGGCAGCGCCTCGCTTGGCGACAGCGACACAACCGCGCTGACCAACAGCACAATGCCCACTGAAGCGGCCAGCGCCAGCTTAACTTCGCTTTCATTATCCACAACGCTTTCGGTCGCTTCGCTGTTAGAGAGCAGCAGCGCCAACATGAGCGTGCCATTGGGCGAGAGCGTCAACAATAATGTGAGCAAAGCGGCCAAAAGCGCGCCAATGGTGGTGAGCACATGCGAGAATGCGCCAGCTGGCTATCAACAGCAACTGCTGGAAGAGCGCGTTGAGTGCGAAATTTTGGAGACCGCCGTTGAGGGCAAATCATGCGTCATTGCTGAGGCACGTTTTGAGCGGCGCAAGAGCAAAAGCACATCGCCAGTGAAACAACAGTATGCCAACATCGTGAACTCAACATTCTCTGGAACACCAAACGTTGCCGGCGAGACATTGCAAAGCGCTGGCGGAGAGCCGCAAGCAGCAAGTGGCACACTTGCTACAGCAACAAAGGCGGTTGGTGGTGTGGAGGCAGTGTCAGGCGCTGCTGGCGTTGGTGTTGGCGGCGATATTGTTATCGGCGGCGCTGGTGTgggcgctttgttgttgccgCGTGAGCGCGCCAATCGAGATTTGCGCTTGGAATTGAATTCAACAACATTGTCGACGGCGAGCGGCAGCACGTGCGGCAACGCTATGGCCGGGCACGGTGCGCTCGCTGGCATGGTGGGTATCGGTGGCGGAAGGAAGCGCAAGATAAGCGAGAGCAATAATTCGCAGAAGAACAAGGTAGGCGAGAGCGTCACATATAAGTATCTACCCACACATTCTCACATTTAGTGGATAacgaaataaaagtaaacaaagtgGCTGCTGTTGCGGCGATTAGGGCAGTGTTGGCGCGGTCGGTTAGAAGGTTAATGGGGAAATCGGGGGAGCCGATGTCAATGCGCTGCGTTGTGGCTTTTGTTCCATTTTGTTTGCGTTCATTTTTTCGCCACGTAAAtgcgagtatgtatgtatatgtgtcggTGAGCTTTGAAGGCGCGtatttgtatgtaatatttatCGTTGCTGCGCGGTAGGGGACGTGattaattgttttcattttgtttacatCGCgccttttttgttttcatcgaCAGCTTCTTTTGTGAGCGCGTCGATACAAATACAGGGTGTTCGAGTAATGCGCTTGAAAAGAAACCtagttgaataattttataaaaattattcttaaaaaaaaaaaaatttaaaaaaaaaaaaaaaaaaaaaaaaaaaaacaaaaaaaatttttttttaaatctaattttaaatattattcctGTTATCTTTTAGAAATTCCACCGCGACGTCATGGACAAGATCGTCAGTCCCGTGGTGCCGCAACCTGGCGCTTGGAAGCGTCCGCCGCGTCTTGCAGCCACCGGTGCGCGCAAGCCCACGCGTCGCTCGACATCCATCAGCGAAACCGATGTGCTGAGTCCAGCGGATGAAGCCAAATCGTTACTTAGCGAAGGTAAATCAATTAATTACGAAATTAAATGCACTACTGACGCTCTCCCCTCCATTTACAGCCGACATGTTGCGCGTTGAGACGCCCGACTTTAGCAAGCTCGAGACAATTTCCGAAGTGGGACTCGCCAGTCCGTTAAGTACCACCTCCGGCGCAACTTCGGTCGCCGCTGGCGAGCAAGAATCGTTGATGGACACAAGCGCTGGCGAGAATTCCACCACAATGCCGAGCGAGGATGGTTTAGCAGCTGTCACTGCTGCAGCAAAGAGCAGCGCTAATGTCTCAACCAGTTCGACTGCCATTATGCCGCTAACAAAAATGCCGAATTTCCGTGCCGACGGCGTTAAGTACCAGTATGGCAATTACGATCGCTACGTGGGACTGCGCCACCTCAACGAGCTGGTGGATGTGCGTCTGCAGGTGTTTCAGCGCCACTTGGAGCTCTTCCAAAATAAAGACATACTGGATATCGGTTGCAATGTGGGTCATATGACCATCACAGTGGCGCGCAACTTTGCGCCCAAATCCATATTGGGCATCGATATCGATAGAAAGTTGGTTGCACGTGCGCGACACAATCTCGGCTTATACGTGCTCATACCGCCAGAGTCTGCGGTCAAACCGTCGACCAGCACGCCATTAAATAAAGCGTCGGATGCGGTCGCCACCGGTTGTGTGAAAAAGGAGGAACTGAAAACTGCGTTGAAAGAAGAGAAGTCGACTACCGGTAGCGCTGTGGGCAAAATAAAGACAGAAACTGCCAGCACAAAAGACACTGCCAACGTCGGGGGTGACAAAGCAGCAGCCTCCACAGCTGACGCTAGCACAAAAAAGCCGAAAAAGACGCGTCGCCGCAAAAAGCGCGCGTCGTCACAACAGcaggcgcaacaacaacagcagcagcagcaccacCCACAATTCCATCaccaccatcatcatcatcaccatcacATGCATCACATGCACCATCATCATCACAATcattaccaacaacaacaactgcaagcATTGCATGTACCTGCCACAGATTTATTTCCCGTGTCATTTCCACTGACATATGGTGGCATACCAACAGGCGCAGCTGGCGCCGCCGCTAACGTGCATGACACCCATTCGCCCAGCGCGTCCACGAACACGCCTGGTCATGGCAGCAATGCCACACCGGCCAGCAGCGGCGGCGCCGCAAATCGTAAGCGCAAAAATGACTTTCCACGCAACGTGTTCTTTCGTCATCAGAATTATGTGCTGGAAGACGAGGCGCAGCTGGCCAATGACACACAGCAATATGATCTCATACTGTGCTTATCGGTGACCAAGTGGATACACTTGAATTTCGGCGATGCCGGCCTGAAGATGGCCTTCAAGCGTATGTTCAACCAGCTGCGACCCGGCGGCAAGCTGATACTGGAGGCGCAGAATTGGGCCAGCTAcaagaaaaagaagaatttgACGGTAAGTGCGTTGCAAGTGCAAACAAATCGTTGCAGCAAgctttttaattattgattttttccgTTTTGTATAACTAATGAATATCAACTTTCATTTTCTGCTGCAGCCTGAAATCTACAACAACTACCGCAACATTGAGTTCTTTCCCAACAAGTTTCACGAGTATTTACTCAGCTCTGAGGTCGGCTTCAGTCACAGCTACACGCTGGGTGTGCCGCGGCACTTAAGCAAAGGCTTCTGTCGTCCAATacaggtatgtgtgtgtttgtgtgcgcgtTTTGCATGTCGTTTTAATTTACAAAGAATGGCACTTACTCAATGTTCTCCAATTGCAGTTGTATGCTAAAGGCGACTACACACCGAACCATGTACGCTGGAGTGATGCCTACTACCCACAGACACCGTTCGAAGCTTATCGTGGCATTTACGCCACAATGCCACCACGTCCTGCGGGTCTAGCCACGTATGCCATGTCATCGACACGCAGCCAGGCATACGATACGCCGCACTACACGGGCGGCACCTCCGGCCCCTATAGTTGCCGTCAAACACCCATGTACCAGCCCATCTACAATCCACTGGAGACCGATTCCTACTTACCCTCCTACGATATGGAATACCTAAATCACATGTATGTGTTTGCCTCACCGCTCTATCAGACCGTCTGGTCGCCACCCGCCAGCTTGCGCAACAGCTCCTCACACACACCCGTCTTCGGTAGCGTACGCGAGGCCGAATTGGATGGTGATGGGGGCGGCAGCGGTGGCGGCGGCAGTTATCATCGCCACGTCTATCCACCGAATGAAGATACATCATCGCCAAATGCGAATACCGGCGGCGCTTTCAGTTCGATACGCGATGCAGATACGGATGATTCGAATCAATTGCCGGCTGGTCGCATGCAACATGTGTATGCGACGAATTGTGGTGAGAGTTCGTCGTCGCCGCAGGTGCAGCACAACAATGATTCGGATGCGTTGGTGGAGGAGGGTCTGTCGTTGGACGATGAACAACAGCATTTGACGCAGCCGGTGGCGACTGCGGCTAGCGGCGGTAGTGCGTATGTCGTGAGCGCTAACAATGGTGGCGAGTTGCCAGGCGCGGGTGGTGGTGCTGCTCATGGACCGGAAGGCAGTCAGCATTACTGTGATTTAAATGATGCTTAAGATTatactttgttttttgttttggtctGAATTCCGACGTATTAGCGCGGAATGTGTGCAGCAAGTGAGAATTGTATAATAGTTTTGAATTGTATGCGGCGGTTTTGTGCGAGAAATATGCGGTGCGGTAGACATTAGTTGGCAGCATGAGTAAGCCTAAGGCAAACGCCGCTTTAAAGACGCTTatgagaaatataaaattataggaatatacaagtacataataTTGGCAGACGAAGAAACATATAAggtaaataatcaaaaaagttGTTGCTATTTCCgacttgttttatttgttgcACGCTCGACACGCTCGCGAAACATTTAGCGAgtgtaaaaatacaattttgtgCGATTTGTCGCATTTAGGAACAAGTGCTcgtaaattccaaaaaatattcgtatattagaaaaaatattcgatattcgaaaaatattttgtttatttgaaaatatatatgagaAAATACATTAAACACAGTATCGACACAATTTTGCGCGATTTGTCGCATTTTCGAAAAAGTGTTCgtttattccaaaaaatattcgatattcgacaaacattttatatattcgAAAGTATATTAACGAGAGTATCGACACAATTTTGTCGCATATTCCAAAGTGTCcgtgtaatcgaaaaaatattcgtatattcggaaatattttgtatgttcGAAAATATATTCCTATACTCCAAAAAATGTTcgtgttttcgaaaaaaatttcatattttcgaaaaagtatTCATACATTTGAAACATGTACttatgtttcaaaaaaaaattttgaatattcgaaaattgtatttttagatattcgaaaaacagtttgtatatttcaaatttttttatatattcgtaGAAATGTTAGTATATTCGAAACTATTTTCGTGTAttcgaaacaatttttatatagtcGAAAGTATTCATATATTCGAAAGTATTTTTgcatattcgaaaatattttcgtacatactaaaaatttttatattttcgaaaaacgaattatatatttgaaaaatgtgcatatgttgcaaaaaagtttttggaatattcgaaaaacattttgtacattcgaaaattgtttcatatattcttagaaatgtttgtttattcgaaagtattttcgtatattCGAAAGTATTCGTATATTCGAAAAACATTTTGTATATTCGAAAACTTTTTCctatattcgaaaattttttcttatattcttaGTTGGTCTATTCAAAAGCTTTTTTGCATATTCGAAACTATTTATGtttattcgaaaatgttttttcgacgtttaaaaatacttgaaaagaCGGCAGGCAAGTTGGTGCGAAAAAAGCagtaaaaaaatcgcaaaagtttataaaatataaaaatatagcgTTCTAATTAGTTTTAGCCAAAAAAGGAAATCGTTATTAGTGTTGATTTAAATTAGTAATAATATAGATTCTTATaaacacctacatacatatatatatttgtttgtacagTCTTCTATCGTGCATAAGCTGTCTGGGCGCTACTTACTGGAAGTATGCAAAACAACGTTTCGGTTCTTAGTATAAAATTTTAGCGAAAACATTGTTttccagttaaaaaaaaatattgagtaataattgttaaaaagtaaatatattaagaaaatgtttaataCACATACTACTATAcaaatttgttgcaaattttattaCAGTTATGTTTTTTAGTTAATATTCCAAGAAGTAGCGCCGCTGCACGCTTACTGCCCATGACTGTATTCGTATAAAATTACACTATTTAAGcattatttttagcaaaaatatattagCCTAGTGTTAAACTTACTTACAACTTATCGATTATAgtcataattatttataaacaacaaaaacaaaatatttatatgtgacacataaatatttgtaggtTTTATTTTTAGTGTATATTTTTCGCATATTTATATACTGCAAAAGCAAAGAGAAAATTAAGcattagcaacaaaaacaaagaaaaaacaacaacttgcatatacgtaaatatatttaGCAGGTATTTGtagcaattaataaaattaaggaaaagcAAAAATCGCAGGAAAAACAATTTGCCAATCACCAGCAAGCTGGCCAAACGCGCAGCAGCATTGCAGCTAGGCCTTAACTGTAAAAATGTGTGCACTTTTGGCTTCTCAAACATTTCGAAGTTAGGTTTTCCTTTTACCCAAGCGCCGAGCACAAGTTAAACttgcaaacaattaaaatttgaagCGTTTTGAATTGCTTTCGTAATGTCGCTGCGCGCTGCCGGCCGCTGCGCCACAAACTTATGCGTAACGTAACAAAAACAAGGAAATATTAAGCTAAACACAATTTAAATGTCTAATAGCAAGCTtttagaagaagaagcagaaaaaagaataaaaaaatacatatttttaacgcTTACAAAATGCTGCTGCTATCGTGTGTAGACTGGCGCGTATGTGTAGTAGTGTAGTGTTTCTTTCCGAGGCCAACTTATAAAccgttaattttgtttttatttttaaccgttaattttaatattttaactaatgcgtcgcataaatatttgaaataaaaaaatgttgtaaatcaaatgaaatcaaaccaagcaaaacaaacaaaaacaaaagaatgtattaaatattagcgtgcatattaaaataaagtataaatatttaaaatattttacgcaTATGAGAAtgtaaaatgaattaaataacccttatgaagaatattataaagtaataaaaatgtaataatatatataaaaacttaatgagaaagcataaaataaaagtaaacagtGAATTTTCGAATAAAACAGCTgagttttatattcaaaaaaaaagaaaagaaatttgtagaaatgaaaaaatacagtGAGTACAAAAgtgtttcatttaatttcttcCATGTGGCAACACTTAAAGCAAAAAACATAGCTGAACTCTGGACTCAAGTTGCACGAGTTTGGAATAGCTTTTCTCCGCATATtttagataatataattaagATACAATTGAGGTAGGGAAGATAAAGGAGACGGGCGtgatt from Bactrocera tryoni isolate S06 chromosome 3, CSIRO_BtryS06_freeze2, whole genome shotgun sequence harbors:
- the LOC120770426 gene encoding 7SK snRNA methylphosphate capping enzyme bin3 — encoded protein: METRSKDACQTAAADSTTAISVNSENCVDSTTSQRQQPSGANSAPQQQQQVSSSTSNAPKTRSPTPPSGGNNNNNAANNKAKPAQQQQQYHQFRAPQQFVRHRRATAPATLLNKKGKTWNKRQQRGAKLQQQQLQQHMLQGGNVVGVVGGAGAGVDAVVTAASAAASAQSKADLENIQNFKNQLGGHHYYPHAGGGVGGGGGGGHRGVGGANAAGGGGSVGAATGGPGVSGNGLPPSAIANLEKLGYGHGHMKMYKKLLAHRGTGSHHHHVLCAGAAHNTIGGNANTNCCLVNGCNGGHPNGKDTANGSTNSSQSGSAASSLHFCCTRSKFFLPDKRVRKETIIPPTKFLLGGNISDPLNLNSLQNENSNASSNNNTPATTPRQSPITTPPKVEVIIPPNIRDPLHLLDPVDSMEYEKQLTSPMKRGGTRGGHAHHHSAKHRHRKNRKSKRRRHDSYQSSVGSASLGDSDTTALTNSTMPTEAASASLTSLSLSTTLSVASLLESSSANMSVPLGESVNNNVSKAAKSAPMVVSTCENAPAGYQQQLLEERVECEILETAVEGKSCVIAEARFERRKSKSTSPVKQQYANIVNSTFSGTPNVAGETLQSAGGEPQAASGTLATATKAVGGVEAVSGAAGVGVGGDIVIGGAGVGALLLPRERANRDLRLELNSTTLSTASGSTCGNAMAGHGALAGMVGIGGGRKRKISESNNSQKNKKFHRDVMDKIVSPVVPQPGAWKRPPRLAATGARKPTRRSTSISETDVLSPADEAKSLLSEADMLRVETPDFSKLETISEVGLASPLSTTSGATSVAAGEQESLMDTSAGENSTTMPSEDGLAAVTAAAKSSANVSTSSTAIMPLTKMPNFRADGVKYQYGNYDRYVGLRHLNELVDVRLQVFQRHLELFQNKDILDIGCNVGHMTITVARNFAPKSILGIDIDRKLVARARHNLGLYVLIPPESAVKPSTSTPLNKASDAVATGCVKKEELKTALKEEKSTTGSAVGKIKTETASTKDTANVGGDKAAASTADASTKKPKKTRRRKKRASSQQQAQQQQQQQHHPQFHHHHHHHHHHMHHMHHHHHNHYQQQQLQALHVPATDLFPVSFPLTYGGIPTGAAGAAANVHDTHSPSASTNTPGHGSNATPASSGGAANRKRKNDFPRNVFFRHQNYVLEDEAQLANDTQQYDLILCLSVTKWIHLNFGDAGLKMAFKRMFNQLRPGGKLILEAQNWASYKKKKNLTPEIYNNYRNIEFFPNKFHEYLLSSEVGFSHSYTLGVPRHLSKGFCRPIQLYAKGDYTPNHVRWSDAYYPQTPFEAYRGIYATMPPRPAGLATYAMSSTRSQAYDTPHYTGGTSGPYSCRQTPMYQPIYNPLETDSYLPSYDMEYLNHMYVFASPLYQTVWSPPASLRNSSSHTPVFGSVREAELDGDGGGSGGGGSYHRHVYPPNEDTSSPNANTGGAFSSIRDADTDDSNQLPAGRMQHVYATNCGESSSSPQVQHNNDSDALVEEGLSLDDEQQHLTQPVATAASGGSAYVVSANNGGELPGAGGGAAHGPEGSQHYCDLNDA